One genomic window of Brevundimonas vesicularis includes the following:
- a CDS encoding biliverdin-producing heme oxygenase — protein MIASPALLALREATASAHETLEVQARIEPRLSDHATRAATVAAFYRFHAGLEPLSHPLAAALNAELDASFEPRSRANGIAQDLTILGHRIPPPAHLAAPASAGEALGWVYVAEGSMLGGRIIRRRLAAEGRDLDGLGFLDPYGEETGARWRAFMDLLDRACVSGLVTIDQVVKGGVDGFAFAHRTLQPQPQEAAA, from the coding sequence ATGATCGCTTCCCCTGCCCTTCTCGCTCTTCGGGAAGCCACCGCCTCAGCCCACGAAACCCTGGAAGTCCAGGCCCGGATCGAGCCGCGTCTGTCGGACCACGCCACCCGGGCGGCGACCGTGGCGGCGTTTTACCGCTTTCATGCCGGACTGGAGCCGCTCAGCCATCCGCTGGCGGCGGCGTTGAACGCTGAACTGGACGCCAGCTTTGAACCGCGATCCCGCGCGAACGGGATCGCCCAGGACCTGACGATACTGGGCCATCGCATTCCTCCGCCCGCTCACCTGGCTGCGCCCGCCTCGGCAGGCGAAGCTTTGGGCTGGGTTTATGTCGCCGAAGGGTCGATGCTGGGCGGTCGGATCATTCGACGCCGGCTGGCCGCCGAGGGTCGCGATCTGGACGGCCTCGGCTTTCTAGATCCCTACGGCGAAGAAACCGGCGCACGCTGGCGCGCCTTCATGGATTTGCTGGACCGAGCCTGCGTCAGCGGCCTTGTCACGATCGATCAGGTGGTGAAGGGCGGCGTCGACGGTTTCGCCTTCGCCCACCGCACCTTGCAACCCCAGCCGCAGGAGGCCGCGGCATGA
- the hemC gene encoding hydroxymethylbilane synthase, whose product MTFPLRIGTRRSKLALAQSGMMQRAIGRALNVPEAEIDAAVPLVEIVTTGDRIQDRRLLEVGGKALFTKEIEEALLAGRIDIAIHSMKDVPAEQPEGLCIAAIPEREDARDAFISRDFDSFDALPFGARLGTASLRRQAQALALRPDLKVEMLRGNIDTRLRRAADGDFDAILLAVSGMTRLGVTDPIREKLSLDAFLPAPGQGALAIQTRAADKDAPWVAALNHPETALCIAAERGAMTALEGSCRTAVGAFARIEHDTLHLTTEMLSPDGSARWRRVGDLFQPTEADARALGRRLGGEVHASAGDQEVDPATLDG is encoded by the coding sequence ATGACCTTTCCTCTCCGCATCGGCACCCGGCGCTCCAAGCTGGCGCTCGCCCAATCCGGCATGATGCAGCGCGCCATCGGCCGCGCCCTGAACGTTCCCGAGGCCGAGATCGACGCCGCCGTCCCTCTGGTCGAGATCGTCACCACCGGCGACCGCATCCAGGATCGCCGCCTGCTGGAGGTCGGCGGCAAGGCCCTGTTCACCAAGGAGATCGAGGAGGCCCTGCTGGCCGGCCGGATCGACATCGCCATCCATTCGATGAAGGACGTCCCCGCCGAACAGCCCGAGGGCCTGTGCATCGCCGCCATCCCCGAGCGCGAGGACGCCCGCGACGCCTTCATCAGCCGCGACTTCGACAGTTTCGACGCCCTGCCCTTCGGCGCGCGTTTGGGCACCGCCAGCCTGAGACGCCAGGCCCAGGCGCTGGCCCTGCGGCCGGACCTGAAGGTCGAGATGCTGCGGGGAAACATCGACACCCGCCTGCGTCGCGCGGCCGATGGCGATTTCGACGCGATCCTTCTCGCCGTCTCGGGCATGACGCGCCTTGGCGTCACCGACCCTATCCGCGAGAAGCTGTCTCTGGACGCCTTCCTGCCGGCGCCGGGCCAGGGCGCCCTCGCCATCCAGACCCGCGCCGCCGACAAGGACGCGCCTTGGGTCGCCGCCCTGAACCACCCCGAGACCGCCCTGTGTATCGCCGCCGAGCGCGGCGCCATGACGGCGCTGGAAGGGTCGTGCCGCACGGCCGTCGGCGCCTTTGCCCGCATTGAGCACGACACCCTGCACCTGACCACCGAAATGCTCAGCCCGGACGGCTCCGCCCGCTGGCGGCGAGTCGGCGACCTTTTCCAACCAACCGAAGCCGACGCGCGCGCTCTGGGCCGACGCCTGGGCGGCGAGGTCCACGCCTCAGCCGGCGATCAGGAAGTCGATCCCGCGACTTTGGACGGATGA
- a CDS encoding histidine kinase dimerization/phosphoacceptor domain -containing protein, giving the protein MTETLDLADAALNECDREPIHIPQSIQPHGFMLVLDLQSLTIRQGAGAIEELTGRKVWIDRTVADVLGDVADRAVRAMAAHQEAGFACRWRATNRLEYDVVVHRAPGTTSGTINDLMIIEVEQSSQQARLGVDLIANLDAAGAALERAVTIQTVCERAADAFRRLTGFDRVMIYRFQDDEAGQVVAESRADGSGSFLNHHFPATDIPQQARALYLRNPVRVIPDSRYTPQPLRPIAPGEAPLDMSDSGLRSVSPIHLQYLRNMDVRASASVSIIVDDALWGLVACHNASPKLLPYELRVGCTALARNLARQLKSRTDADLYRERTRLRRMEDELLSRLSPDRPMREALAEKADALMQLTSADGLAIVSDGDIQTFGHTPPEDGVRAIAAWAAGRPGLRPFSSHNLASVLPAAEAWKTHASGLLAVTLPLDQPVSLLWFRSEVLETVRWAGNPSTAEKTGPNAILTPRASFESWSDTVSGRAHRWGPAAVESAARLRDALADYAAVHQIRRLNRSLQDRLSERDLRLEQQQYLIREVNHRVQNSLTLVSSFLGLQAREQASGPAATALNEARRRVRAVSGVHSRLYQSDQVTTIDMSRYIGDLIGDLGSSMGPDWAAAIETDLDPVCIEPGRAITIGLILTELIINAQKYAYGGKPGPLRIAFQEDGAFFRMTVEDEGAGGHLAGKGFGSMMIKSLVGQLDGTIDYRDRAPGLSVVLRARIDPLV; this is encoded by the coding sequence ATGACCGAGACGCTCGACCTGGCCGACGCCGCGCTGAACGAGTGCGATCGCGAGCCGATCCACATTCCTCAATCGATCCAGCCGCACGGCTTCATGCTGGTGCTGGATCTGCAATCCCTGACCATCCGCCAGGGGGCGGGCGCGATCGAGGAGCTGACGGGCCGCAAGGTCTGGATCGACCGCACCGTCGCCGACGTGTTGGGCGATGTCGCCGACCGGGCCGTGCGCGCCATGGCCGCGCATCAGGAGGCCGGCTTCGCCTGTCGCTGGCGCGCGACCAATCGTCTGGAATACGACGTTGTGGTGCATCGTGCGCCGGGGACGACTTCCGGCACGATCAACGATCTGATGATCATCGAGGTCGAGCAGAGCTCGCAGCAGGCCCGGCTCGGCGTCGATCTGATCGCCAACCTGGACGCCGCCGGCGCCGCGCTGGAACGGGCGGTGACGATCCAAACGGTGTGCGAGCGGGCGGCGGACGCCTTCCGTCGTCTGACCGGTTTCGACCGGGTGATGATCTATCGCTTCCAGGACGACGAGGCGGGTCAGGTCGTGGCCGAAAGCCGCGCCGATGGGTCCGGCTCCTTCCTGAACCACCACTTCCCCGCGACAGACATCCCGCAGCAGGCGCGCGCCCTTTATCTGCGCAACCCCGTGCGGGTCATTCCGGACAGCCGCTATACGCCCCAGCCCCTGCGCCCCATTGCGCCCGGCGAGGCGCCGCTGGACATGAGCGACAGCGGCCTGCGCTCGGTGTCCCCGATCCATCTGCAATATCTGCGCAACATGGACGTTCGGGCCTCGGCTTCGGTTTCGATCATCGTCGATGACGCCCTGTGGGGGCTGGTGGCCTGCCACAACGCCTCGCCTAAACTGCTGCCCTATGAGCTGCGCGTAGGCTGCACGGCCCTGGCGCGTAATCTGGCGCGACAGCTGAAGTCCAGGACCGACGCCGACCTCTATCGCGAGCGCACGCGCCTGCGTCGGATGGAGGACGAACTGCTTTCGCGGCTGTCGCCAGACCGGCCGATGCGAGAAGCGCTGGCCGAAAAGGCCGACGCCCTGATGCAGCTGACCAGCGCGGACGGTCTGGCCATCGTCAGCGACGGGGACATCCAGACCTTTGGCCATACGCCGCCCGAAGACGGCGTACGCGCCATCGCCGCCTGGGCTGCGGGACGGCCGGGCCTGCGCCCCTTCTCGTCGCACAACCTGGCCTCGGTTCTGCCCGCCGCCGAGGCCTGGAAGACACACGCCAGCGGTCTGCTGGCGGTGACCCTGCCTCTGGATCAGCCGGTCTCGCTGCTGTGGTTCCGCTCGGAGGTGCTGGAAACGGTGCGTTGGGCCGGCAATCCCTCAACGGCGGAGAAGACTGGCCCCAACGCCATTCTGACGCCCCGCGCCTCGTTCGAAAGCTGGTCGGACACCGTCTCGGGCCGCGCGCACCGCTGGGGTCCCGCCGCAGTCGAGTCCGCCGCCCGACTGAGGGACGCGCTGGCCGACTATGCCGCCGTCCATCAGATCCGCAGGCTGAACCGATCGCTGCAGGACCGCCTGTCCGAACGCGACCTGCGGCTGGAGCAGCAGCAATATCTGATCCGCGAGGTGAACCACCGGGTGCAGAACAGCCTGACGCTGGTGTCCAGCTTCCTGGGCCTTCAGGCGCGCGAGCAGGCGAGCGGACCGGCCGCGACGGCGCTGAACGAGGCGCGGCGTCGTGTGCGCGCCGTGTCCGGGGTCCACAGCCGCCTGTATCAGAGCGACCAGGTCACCACCATCGACATGAGCCGATACATCGGCGACCTGATCGGCGACCTGGGCTCGAGCATGGGGCCCGACTGGGCCGCCGCCATCGAAACCGATCTGGACCCGGTCTGCATCGAGCCAGGCCGCGCCATCACCATCGGCCTTATCCTGACGGAACTGATCATCAACGCCCAGAAATACGCCTATGGCGGCAAGCCCGGACCGCTGCGGATCGCCTTCCAAGAAGACGGCGCCTTCTTCCGCATGACGGTGGAGGACGAGGGCGCCGGCGGGCATCTGGCCGGCAAGGGGTTCGGCTCGATGATGATCAAGAGCCTTGTCGGTCAGTTGGACGGGACGATCGACTATCGCGACCGCGCGCCAGGCCTCAGCGTCGTGTTGCGGGCGCGGATCGACCCGCTCGTTTAA
- a CDS encoding uroporphyrinogen-III synthase gives MSPLDDESGPARVWITRAEPGAARTAARLRDMGFEPIVAPLLTLEALTPPVPDLAPFAALAFTSINGVAAFAALTPRRDLPVFAVGDATAQAAHDAGFADVRSASGDLRDLARLLASAIASAAVLVPQAETPAGDLAAALTAAGARNVSIHSLTVYRAIETSAETPSPIDAVLVHSPRAGQALAKRGHDALAHAVLACISPAAAAPLVALGLTPVVAKSPDETSLLTILNTTLGKRDPAV, from the coding sequence ATGAGCCCCTTAGACGACGAATCTGGGCCCGCCCGCGTCTGGATCACCCGCGCCGAACCGGGCGCCGCCCGCACCGCCGCCCGCCTGCGCGACATGGGGTTCGAGCCGATCGTCGCCCCCCTGCTGACCCTCGAAGCCCTGACGCCGCCCGTTCCTGATCTGGCGCCGTTCGCCGCCCTGGCCTTCACCAGCATCAACGGCGTCGCCGCCTTCGCCGCCCTGACGCCCCGACGCGACCTTCCGGTCTTCGCCGTCGGCGATGCGACCGCCCAGGCCGCCCATGATGCAGGCTTCGCCGATGTCCGTTCCGCATCCGGCGACCTGCGCGACCTCGCCCGCCTGCTCGCCAGCGCCATCGCCAGCGCCGCCGTCCTGGTCCCTCAAGCGGAAACGCCCGCCGGCGATCTCGCCGCCGCCCTCACCGCCGCCGGCGCCCGCAATGTGTCGATCCATTCTCTGACGGTCTATCGCGCCATCGAAACATCAGCCGAGACGCCGTCGCCGATCGACGCCGTTCTGGTCCACTCCCCCCGCGCCGGACAAGCCCTCGCCAAGCGTGGTCACGACGCCCTGGCGCACGCGGTCCTCGCCTGCATCTCTCCCGCCGCCGCAGCCCCGCTCGTCGCGCTGGGCCTGACGCCCGTTGTGGCAAAATCGCCCGACGAGACCTCATTGCTCACGATCTTGAACACCACGCTTGGCAAGCGCGATCCGGCCGTATAA
- a CDS encoding cold-shock protein, translated as MATGTVKWFNPTKGYGFIQPDSGGSDVFVHVTAVQKAGLQGLDENAKVEYELENQRGKTSAIDLKVL; from the coding sequence ATGGCGACCGGCACGGTCAAGTGGTTCAACCCCACCAAGGGCTACGGCTTCATCCAGCCCGATAGCGGCGGCTCCGACGTGTTCGTTCACGTCACCGCCGTTCAAAAGGCCGGACTTCAGGGCCTCGATGAGAACGCCAAGGTCGAATACGAGCTGGAAAACCAGCGCGGCAAGACCTCGGCGATCGACCTCAAGGTCCTTTAA
- a CDS encoding DMT family transporter — translation MSALAFRPSSRAFALIVLLIAASVLGLAPILVRLTETGPAAAGFWRFLFALPLLTVLAAREPGGISTPSKWALLAGLFFALDLSFWHYGIVMTSVANATVLCNLTPVVVTLFGWFVLKERPHRLFILALALAMGGAFAMAAGADGGQGTNPMLGDLFSLSVAVWYSGYFLAVQAARRTAGAMRVTFWATLLGAPLLLIVALALGEAVIPAGPAGWAACVAMGVMHVFGQGGVAWALGKLPASVTAVTILIQPVVAGLLGWWIFGETLTPIQALGGVLVLGAIVLAQRSQRAKPDGLKQRKAR, via the coding sequence ATGTCCGCCCTGGCCTTTCGCCCCTCCTCGCGCGCCTTTGCGCTGATCGTTCTGCTGATCGCCGCCAGCGTGCTGGGCTTGGCGCCCATTCTGGTGCGGTTGACCGAAACGGGGCCGGCGGCGGCGGGGTTCTGGCGGTTCCTGTTCGCCCTGCCCCTGCTGACGGTCCTGGCGGCGCGCGAGCCCGGCGGGATTTCGACGCCGTCGAAGTGGGCGCTGCTGGCGGGCCTGTTCTTCGCCTTGGACCTCAGCTTCTGGCACTACGGCATCGTCATGACCTCGGTCGCCAACGCCACGGTGCTGTGCAACCTGACGCCGGTCGTCGTGACCCTGTTCGGCTGGTTTGTGCTGAAGGAGCGGCCGCACCGGCTGTTTATCCTGGCCCTGGCCTTGGCCATGGGCGGCGCCTTCGCCATGGCGGCGGGCGCCGATGGCGGCCAGGGGACCAATCCCATGCTGGGCGACCTGTTCTCCCTGTCGGTGGCGGTCTGGTACTCGGGCTATTTCCTGGCGGTGCAGGCGGCGCGGCGCACGGCCGGCGCGATGCGGGTGACCTTCTGGGCGACGCTGCTGGGCGCGCCCCTGCTGTTGATCGTCGCCCTGGCGCTGGGCGAGGCTGTCATCCCCGCCGGACCGGCCGGCTGGGCCGCCTGCGTCGCCATGGGCGTGATGCACGTCTTCGGACAAGGCGGCGTGGCCTGGGCGCTGGGCAAGCTGCCGGCCTCGGTCACGGCCGTGACCATCCTGATCCAGCCGGTGGTCGCGGGCCTGCTGGGCTGGTGGATCTTCGGCGAGACCCTGACGCCGATTCAGGCCCTGGGCGGCGTGCTGGTGCTGGGCGCCATCGTCCTGGCGCAGCGGTCGCAGAGGGCGAAGCCCGACGGGCTCAAGCAGCGCAAAGCGCGGTAG
- a CDS encoding NAD(P)H-dependent glycerol-3-phosphate dehydrogenase, whose protein sequence is MEFRTAGVIGAGAWGTALAQVCVRAGLDTTLQAREQKLVETLRATRANDLYLPGVPLADELKFTADLADLGVCDVILAVPPAQHMRATLTAFAPYYRAGVPVVLCSKGVERGTMKLMTEVLAETLPDAPAAVLSGPSFAGEVSRGLPTAVTLACADQALGEALLNTLSAPGFRPYLATDLVGAEAGGALKNVLAIACGISEGRQLGRSAHAALITRGFAEMTRLAVAMGGQAETVAGLCGLGDLVLTCSSPQSRNMSLGLALGQGQTVEQALAGKRSVAEGYESAPAVRELAARLGVEIPISEGVAALLAGEIDVDGLIDGLLSRPLKAERV, encoded by the coding sequence ATGGAATTCCGCACGGCAGGGGTCATCGGCGCGGGCGCCTGGGGCACGGCTCTGGCGCAAGTGTGCGTTCGGGCCGGACTGGACACGACCTTGCAGGCGCGCGAGCAGAAGTTGGTCGAGACGCTGCGGGCGACGCGGGCCAACGACCTCTATCTGCCCGGCGTGCCGCTGGCCGACGAACTGAAATTCACCGCCGATCTGGCCGACCTGGGCGTCTGCGATGTGATCCTGGCGGTGCCGCCGGCCCAGCACATGCGCGCCACGCTGACGGCGTTTGCGCCCTACTATCGCGCCGGCGTGCCGGTGGTGCTTTGCTCCAAGGGCGTCGAGCGCGGCACGATGAAGCTGATGACCGAGGTGCTGGCCGAGACCCTGCCGGACGCCCCCGCCGCCGTCCTGTCCGGTCCCAGTTTCGCGGGAGAGGTCTCGCGCGGCCTGCCGACCGCCGTGACCCTGGCCTGTGCGGATCAGGCGCTGGGCGAGGCCTTGCTGAACACCCTGTCGGCGCCGGGCTTCCGGCCCTATCTGGCGACCGATCTTGTGGGCGCCGAGGCGGGCGGGGCGCTGAAGAACGTCCTGGCCATCGCCTGCGGCATCTCCGAGGGGCGCCAGTTGGGCCGCAGCGCCCACGCCGCCCTGATCACGCGCGGCTTTGCGGAGATGACTCGCCTCGCCGTCGCCATGGGGGGGCAGGCGGAGACGGTGGCGGGCCTATGCGGCCTGGGCGACCTCGTCCTGACCTGCTCCAGCCCCCAGTCGCGCAACATGAGCCTGGGTCTGGCCCTGGGGCAGGGGCAGACGGTCGAACAGGCCCTGGCCGGCAAACGGTCGGTGGCGGAAGGCTATGAGAGCGCGCCGGCGGTTCGCGAACTGGCCGCGCGGCTGGGCGTGGAAATCCCGATCTCTGAAGGGGTCGCCGCCCTGCTGGCCGGCGAGATCGATGTCGATGGTCTGATCGACGGCCTGCTATCGCGCCCGCTAAAGGCCGAGCGTGTCTGA
- the tsaD gene encoding tRNA (adenosine(37)-N6)-threonylcarbamoyltransferase complex transferase subunit TsaD produces MSADYSSGAKSATGRDVPPRPGPLTVLGLETSCDETAASVVRLHPSMAGGRAEVLSSVVHSQIDDHAAYGGVVPEIAARSHVEMIAEVTRRAMAEADMGYDGLDGIAATAGPGLVGGVMVGLSFGKAAALARGLPLVAVNHLEGHAMSARLGAEVAYPFLLLLVSGGHCQLLEVRGVCDMSRIGATIDDAAGEAFDKIAKALGLGYPGGPALERLAMQGDGSKIDLPRALLGRKDCDFSFSGLKTAAFRIAQTCETEQDRADLADAVQNAIARQLSDRSERALAAYAETHDHRLFVVAGGVAANKTIRATLQATAAKHGFDFLAPPMAYCTDNAAMIALAGAERLALGLTSDIDVVARPRWPLDEARALSDPSHKPGRKGAKA; encoded by the coding sequence ATGTCCGCCGACTATAGCAGCGGCGCCAAGTCAGCAACTGGACGGGATGTCCCCCCTCGTCCCGGTCCGCTGACGGTGCTGGGCCTGGAGACCAGTTGCGACGAGACCGCCGCCTCGGTCGTGCGCCTGCACCCTTCAATGGCGGGCGGTCGGGCGGAGGTGCTGTCTTCTGTCGTTCACAGCCAGATCGACGATCACGCGGCCTATGGCGGCGTGGTGCCCGAGATTGCGGCGCGCAGCCATGTCGAAATGATCGCCGAGGTCACCCGCCGCGCGATGGCCGAGGCCGATATGGGCTATGACGGGCTGGACGGGATCGCGGCGACGGCCGGGCCGGGCCTGGTCGGCGGGGTCATGGTGGGCCTCAGCTTTGGCAAGGCGGCGGCGCTGGCGCGCGGCCTGCCGCTGGTGGCGGTCAACCATCTGGAAGGCCATGCGATGTCGGCCCGGCTGGGGGCGGAGGTCGCCTATCCCTTCCTGCTGCTGCTGGTGTCGGGCGGCCACTGCCAGCTTCTGGAGGTGCGCGGCGTCTGCGACATGAGCCGGATCGGGGCCACCATCGACGACGCGGCCGGCGAGGCCTTCGACAAGATCGCCAAGGCCCTGGGCCTGGGTTATCCGGGCGGCCCGGCGCTGGAGCGGTTGGCCATGCAGGGCGACGGGTCGAAGATCGATCTGCCGCGCGCCCTCTTGGGCCGCAAGGATTGCGACTTTTCCTTCTCGGGCCTGAAGACGGCGGCCTTCCGTATCGCCCAGACCTGCGAGACCGAGCAGGACAGGGCGGATCTGGCCGACGCGGTGCAAAACGCCATCGCGCGCCAGCTGTCGGATCGGTCTGAGCGAGCCTTGGCGGCCTATGCGGAGACGCATGACCACCGTCTGTTCGTGGTGGCAGGCGGGGTCGCGGCCAACAAGACCATCCGCGCGACCTTGCAGGCGACGGCGGCGAAACACGGCTTCGACTTCCTGGCGCCGCCCATGGCCTATTGCACGGACAATGCGGCGATGATCGCCCTGGCGGGGGCCGAGCGGCTGGCGCTGGGCCTGACCAGCGACATCGACGTGGTCGCACGGCCGCGATGGCCGCTGGACGAAGCGCGCGCCCTGTCCGATCCTTCGCACAAGCCGGGCCGCAAGGGCGCGAAAGCATGA
- a CDS encoding extensin family protein, producing MKRDLADMWNLVWELALLVCAGFALLNAFAPPQDLPWKPLDLDRPLGRATAAKVAGFDVPTAATPEAVEGATEACMQALRNAGVQVERAPDRDDGGFCVVRGAVRITGGEVTPLAPADVVMQCPLAVRYVIWDRQVLRPASRDILGSAPARVENYGAYSCRRIYGSQDEAERPSEHAKANALDVAAVTLKDGRTVSVLNDWRGEGPAGEPGGRFLHALRDGACQLFSTVLTPDYNAAHANHLHIDGGARGLCR from the coding sequence ATGAAGCGCGATCTGGCGGACATGTGGAATCTGGTGTGGGAGCTGGCGCTGCTGGTCTGCGCCGGCTTTGCGTTGCTGAACGCCTTCGCCCCGCCCCAGGACCTGCCGTGGAAGCCGCTGGATCTGGATCGGCCTTTGGGCCGCGCGACAGCTGCCAAGGTCGCCGGATTCGATGTGCCGACCGCCGCCACCCCCGAGGCCGTGGAGGGCGCGACCGAGGCCTGTATGCAGGCGCTGCGCAATGCGGGGGTTCAGGTCGAACGCGCGCCCGACCGCGACGACGGCGGCTTCTGCGTGGTGCGCGGGGCGGTGCGGATCACGGGCGGCGAGGTGACGCCGCTGGCCCCCGCCGATGTCGTCATGCAGTGCCCGCTGGCGGTCCGCTACGTTATCTGGGATCGACAGGTGCTTCGCCCGGCCTCGCGCGACATTCTGGGCTCGGCCCCCGCACGGGTGGAAAACTATGGCGCCTATTCGTGCCGCCGCATCTACGGCTCGCAGGATGAGGCCGAGCGGCCCAGCGAACATGCCAAGGCCAATGCGCTGGATGTCGCAGCGGTGACCTTGAAGGACGGTCGGACCGTCAGCGTGCTGAACGACTGGCGCGGCGAGGGGCCCGCAGGCGAGCCGGGCGGCCGCTTCCTGCATGCCTTGCGCGACGGGGCCTGCCAGCTGTTCTCGACGGTGTTGACGCCGGACTACAACGCCGCCCACGCCAACCATCTGCACATCGACGGGGGCGCGCGGGGCCTCTGTCGTTAA
- a CDS encoding Rieske (2Fe-2S) protein, whose product MSEAAEAPAERKRVWKTPPGVALCAEGDIADPGSRGFVLQIGEAFFHGFVVRKDGQVAGWVDRCPHAGFPIAMEIDRYLTPDGALILCGWHGAVFEPLTGECKGGPCAGGRLTPWPVAASGGIVRTA is encoded by the coding sequence GTGTCTGAAGCGGCCGAGGCGCCGGCCGAGCGCAAACGGGTCTGGAAGACGCCGCCGGGCGTGGCTCTGTGCGCCGAGGGCGACATCGCCGATCCCGGCTCGCGCGGCTTCGTGCTGCAGATCGGTGAGGCCTTCTTCCACGGCTTCGTGGTCAGAAAGGATGGCCAAGTCGCGGGCTGGGTCGATCGCTGCCCGCACGCCGGCTTTCCGATCGCGATGGAGATCGACCGGTATTTGACGCCGGACGGCGCGCTGATCCTGTGCGGCTGGCACGGGGCGGTGTTCGAGCCGCTGACCGGCGAATGCAAGGGCGGCCCCTGCGCGGGCGGGCGACTGACGCCCTGGCCGGTGGCGGCCTCTGGCGGGATCGTCAGAACGGCCTGA
- the ppk2 gene encoding polyphosphate kinase 2 — MGKKSDAYDAELEQIQLAIVQTQAWSIEHGSRVVIVLEGRDTAGKDGAIKRLTEHMSPRQTRVIALPKPSDRETSQWYFQRYVPHLPAAGETVIFNRSWYNRAGVEPVMGYCTPEQYAQFMTDAPRFERMLTDDGIILIKIWLDISRKEQAKRLKERRDDPLKKFKLSSLDAEAEARFDAYSDARDRMLDETDRDYAPWTVVATDDKKTARLNIGRYILSVLSHTSIDIRKPDPDVVFSAGKAKGKLAR; from the coding sequence ATGGGAAAGAAATCCGACGCCTATGACGCCGAGTTGGAACAGATCCAGCTGGCCATCGTCCAGACCCAGGCCTGGAGCATCGAGCATGGCTCGCGCGTGGTCATCGTGCTGGAAGGGCGCGACACCGCCGGCAAGGACGGCGCGATCAAGCGCCTGACCGAACATATGTCGCCGCGCCAGACCCGCGTCATCGCCCTGCCCAAACCCAGCGACCGCGAGACCAGCCAGTGGTATTTCCAGCGCTATGTCCCGCACCTGCCGGCGGCGGGCGAGACGGTGATCTTCAACCGGTCCTGGTACAACCGCGCCGGGGTCGAGCCGGTCATGGGCTATTGCACGCCCGAGCAGTACGCCCAGTTCATGACCGACGCCCCGCGCTTCGAGCGGATGCTGACGGACGACGGGATCATCCTGATCAAAATCTGGCTGGATATCTCGCGCAAGGAGCAGGCCAAGCGGCTCAAGGAACGCCGCGATGATCCGTTGAAGAAGTTCAAGCTGTCGTCACTGGACGCCGAGGCCGAGGCGCGGTTCGACGCCTATTCCGACGCCCGCGACCGGATGCTGGACGAGACCGACCGCGACTATGCGCCCTGGACCGTCGTCGCCACCGACGACAAGAAGACGGCGCGCCTGAACATCGGCCGCTACATCCTGTCGGTGCTGAGCCACACCAGCATCGACATCAGGAAGCCGGATCCCGACGTCGTGTTCAGCGCCGGCAAGGCCAAGGGCAAACTGGCGCGGTGA